atttgtaatagcataataaccggataaaaaaaaattatttttgagtGAAAAAATAGAGTGAGTTGAAGATGTCCTAATATTTCATTTTACGGTggaaaataaagtaataaacaaaaaaaattattctatttatagaataaatttatttttaccttattatatagttaaaaagTATATTACCATTAGAACATTTTTATTTCAAACTTCAttctaaaatgaaaaaatagacTTGGAAATAgtcttaattttaattttagcaCGACAGGCCTTCTGAAACCCTAATCCTTAATGGGCCTTAGCTTAATTAGTGGGCCTTAAGCAACTCTATATTCAGTGGCTGAAACTAAACCTCGGAAATTAGGGTTTATCTAGCGAACCGCACCAATTCAATTCAGTCGCCTGCTCACCTGAATCTTCTCTGCAAGCTCGAGGGTATCGGAGTAAGCTATAGTTTCTTCTGTAACTCTCTTTATTTTAGCTGTTCTTCAtcaaagtttcatcttttttcgAGTTTAAGCTAAACTGGTGTGTGATTATATGCATTGGGTCGCTGTAGTTTCGAAAACGATGAAATTTGATTACTTTATGTGTTTGTGTTTGCATTTTCCGAGAAAAGATTACGCCTTTAGCATCTGATTACTTGATTTTGTGTTGggttagtttttgattttgaagGAAAGATGGTGAGGCCGTATGGGATAAAGGTGAACAAGAGGAaggagagaaaagagaggtacgataaggaagaagacgaagaagaggagcagcctaagttcgagcagaaacaaaaacaaaaagaaagggTGAAGAGGGCGAAAAGAGAAGTCACATCAAAAGCagaggaggaagatgatgaagagcATGAGATAGCTGAGGAAGCAGCAGCAGATGAGCTTGATGTGGGAATACCTATTGTCGTGTCTGATGGTAAGAAGGACCAGACTGGCGTTATTTTTGTGCTTGAGAAGGCTTCTCTTGAAGTTGCCAAAGTTGGAAAGGTAATTGCAAGAGTGTTTAGTGTGGAAAGATACAGTTTATGAGCCTCTTGTGTGCTAATGTATGTGTTTATTCGTTCTTTGCAGACTTACCAACTTCTAAACTCTGATGATCATGCTAATTTCTTGAGAAAAAATGGCAGAGATCCTGCTCATTACCGACCAGACATCACTCATCAGGTTCGGattttataatcttttcaaGTGATATGTTATAACGGATTGTGACTCATTTTGAGTGATCTTTCTCTCTATTCAGGCtcttttgatgattttggataGTCCGGTCAATAAGGCTGGGAGGTTGAAAGCGGTGTATGT
The nucleotide sequence above comes from Brassica napus cultivar Da-Ae chromosome A9, Da-Ae, whole genome shotgun sequence. Encoded proteins:
- the LOC106368034 gene encoding ribosomal RNA small subunit methyltransferase NEP1-like, coding for MVRPYGIKVNKRKERKERYDKEEDEEEEQPKFEQKQKQKERVKRAKREVTSKAEEEDDEEHEIAEEAAADELDVGIPIVVSDGKKDQTGVIFVLEKASLEVAKVGKTYQLLNSDDHANFLRKNGRDPAHYRPDITHQALLMILDSPVNKAGRLKAVYVRTEQGVLFEVKPHVRIPRTYKRFAGIMLQLLQKLSISAAGKREKLMRVIKNPVTGHLPPNCRKIGFSYSSEKLVNMQKHLSTVCNETDTVFVLGAMSHGKIECDYIDDFVAISGYPLSAAYCISRICEALSTNWNII